A DNA window from Siniperca chuatsi isolate FFG_IHB_CAS linkage group LG6, ASM2008510v1, whole genome shotgun sequence contains the following coding sequences:
- the b3galt2 gene encoding beta-1,3-galactosyltransferase 2 → MQWRRRHCCPIKMTWTIKRSLFRTHVAGLLSLALLFTLFLFFSHQDWLPGRSGPRENPLAYTVRGFRSPKGEANQSNSLRSLWRETGYVAPKPLLNLSSQQADGALGEAAGAGGGGGGARMGVMGLGDSMSTNNSLQKEMGVGGRLSAQPYRYILNEPFKCRDSTPFLILLIAAEPGQAEARNAIRQTWGNESIAMGLVFVRLFLLGTGKSSDTFLQSSIEEESRVYHDIIQQDYHDTYYNLTIKTLMGMNWVASYCPHASYVMKTDSDMFVNTEYLIQKLLKPELAPKQRYFTGYLMRGYAPNRNKDSKWYMPPELYPSERYPIFCSGTGYVFSGDMAELIYQASLSIRRLHLEDVYVGICLAKLRIDPAPPPNEFLFNHWRVSYSSCKYSHLITSHQFHPNELVKYWNHLQSNKHNACINMAKEKNGRYRHRKFHGERPP, encoded by the coding sequence ATGCAGTGGAGACGGCGGCACTGTTGTCCCATCAAGATGACCTGGACCATCAAGCGTTCGCTCTTCCGGACCCATGTGGCTGGCCTCCTCTCGCTGGCTCTGCTCTTCacccttttcttattttttagtCACCAGGACTGGCTGCCAGGACGCAGTGGGCCCCGGGAAAACCCGCTGGCCTACACTGTCAGGGGCTTCCGCAGCCCCAAGGGAGAAGCCAACCAGAGCAATTCCCTGAGGAGCCTGTGGAGGGAGACGGGGTATGTAGCGCCAAAGCCTCTGCTCAACCTCAGCTCTCAGCAGGCGGATGGAGCACTGGGGGaggcagcaggagcaggagggggaggaggaggagccagGATGGGCGTAATGGGGCTTGGGGACTCCATGAGCACTAACAACAGTTTACAGAAGGAGATGGGTGTGGGAGGGAGACTCAGCGCTCAGCCCTACCGCTACATCCTGAACGAGCCCTTCAAGTGCAGGGACAGCACAcccttcctcatcctcctcatcgCTGCAGAACCCGGCCAGGCTGAGGCCCGCAATGCCATCCGCCAGACATGGGGGAATGAGAGCATAGCAATGGGCCTGGTGTTTGTCCGTCTTTTCCTGCTCGGCACAGGAAAGAGCTCAGACACTTTCCTCCAGAGCAGCATAGAAGAAGAGAGCCGCGTTTACCACGACATCATCCAACAGGACTACCATGACACGTATTACAACCTGACCATCAAAACCCTGATGGGCATGAACTGGGTGGCCAGCTATTGCCCACACGCCTCCTATGTTATGAAGACGGACAGCGACATGTTTGTCAATACTGAGTATCTCATCCAAAAGCTGTTGAAGCCCGAGTTGGCTCCTAAGCAGAGGTACTTCACCGGCTACCTGATGAGGGGTTATGCACCAAACCGAAACAAGGACAGCAAGTGGTACATGCCGCCGGAGCTGTACCCAAGCGAGCGCTACCCGATATTCTGCTCCGGCACGGGGTACGTGTTCTCAGGGGACATGGCCGAGCTGATCTACCAGGCCTCTCTCAGCATACGCAGGCTGCACCTGGAGGACGTTTATGTGGGGATCTGCCTGGCGAAGCTGCGCATTGACCCAGCGCCCCCTCCCAACGAATTCCTCTTCAACCATTGGAGGGTGTCTTACTCTAGTTGTAAGTACAGCCACCTGATCACATCCCATCAGTTCCACCCCAATGAACTTGTCAAGTACTGGAACCACCTGCAGAGCAACAAGCACAACGCCTGTATCAACATGGCCAAGGAAAAGAACGGCAGGTACAGACACCGAAAATTTCATGGAGAGAGGCCTCCCTGA